The following nucleotide sequence is from Mesobacillus jeotgali.
GAAATTCGGCAAGAAAATCGCCTTTCTTCCGACTGCTTCACAATATGGGAAGGATTGGGCAGAAAAGCTGCAGCCTCACTGGGAAGAAGCGGGCGGTAAAGTCGTGTATAACTCTTCTATCGATTTCGCGAAAGATACCGATTTCTTCACGATTATTACAAATGCCCTGAAGGAGAAGCCTGATGTATTATTTATCGGCGGACCGTCCGAGCCAACCGCAAAAGTTGCCAAACAAGCGAGGGAACTTGGCTTCAAAGGCGGATTTATTGTTATGGACCAGGCAAAATTCGACGAAATGAAGAAGGTTACTGGCAGCTACGATGTACTTAATGGAGCAATTGGAGTCATGCCGCTTGTGGATTCTGACAGTCCTGGTATTCCGGAATTCGTGAAAAATTATCGTGCCAAATATAACGAAGATCCCGGGTCAGAAGCAGGCTTGAATTATATTGCCATGCATGTTTTTGCAGAAGCGATAAAAGCCGCAGGGTCCGTAGATGATCCTGAAAAAATCATGGCGCATATGCAGGATGGCCTGGATAACCTTCCAGAAGACAAACATGTCTATGTTATTCCTAAGATTGACCCGAACGGCGGATTTGAAGGTGAGCTGATCGTTGCAGC
It contains:
- a CDS encoding ABC transporter substrate-binding protein; this encodes MKKSKLLLVLSVMFALIFSLAACNNSEKTDTGGTDGDAEAGEGTINIGYTGPLSGPAAFYGERTLNGVQMAAEEINNAGGVEVNGKKYKFNVVSLDDKYLPNEAGANAKRLMQENKTPIIFTPHSGGVAAMQVFNQQEKFIIGAYTSEPKVTEGGNKLTVRIPPRYDGYLEPFTNYTMEKFGKKIAFLPTASQYGKDWAEKLQPHWEEAGGKVVYNSSIDFAKDTDFFTIITNALKEKPDVLFIGGPSEPTAKVAKQARELGFKGGFIVMDQAKFDEMKKVTGSYDVLNGAIGVMPLVDSDSPGIPEFVKNYRAKYNEDPGSEAGLNYIAMHVFAEAIKAAGSVDDPEKIMAHMQDGLDNLPEDKHVYVIPKIDPNGGFEGELIVAAIEDGKVVPIKAD